One part of the Gemmatimonadota bacterium genome encodes these proteins:
- a CDS encoding PorV/PorQ family protein, with product MTRRRYTLIGLCTLIGLMAGEGFAQESDRPTGTGFSFLKLPTHARMTALGEAGVGLIGSGQAILYNPAGLAFMEGREAYFTYVDWIGGLKHYVAGVSARVPRIGTLGLSAVNLDFNTTQKFSDYAISVAYGGMITNRISVGTTLKLIHGRSLGEDREQNVFAFDLGAYFATGLRNTVIAMGVENLSSSGLGEPEQWGLPKNVRLGVFLDLIALTAIGLLPHNLDLVVDVNNPNDSNDGFYTDIGIEYTYIHQTAIDYMLGFSLRAGQRKRSGSISGANTLGIGVLLKTHGIGLKVDYTSKFFKSVFDERVHILSVAFDF from the coding sequence TTGACCAGGAGACGATATACGCTAATTGGGCTATGCACGCTGATTGGGTTGATGGCGGGTGAGGGATTTGCCCAGGAGTCCGACAGGCCAACGGGAACGGGGTTCTCTTTTCTAAAGTTGCCCACCCATGCCCGTATGACAGCTCTGGGTGAGGCTGGGGTAGGGTTGATCGGGAGTGGACAGGCTATTTTGTACAATCCAGCGGGGCTGGCTTTTATGGAAGGTCGGGAAGCGTATTTTACGTATGTAGATTGGATAGGTGGTCTCAAGCACTACGTAGCTGGCGTTTCAGCAAGGGTGCCGCGTATAGGGACATTGGGGCTTTCTGCGGTGAATCTCGATTTTAATACCACGCAAAAATTTAGCGATTACGCCATTTCCGTGGCTTATGGGGGCATGATTACCAATCGGATTTCGGTGGGAACCACTCTCAAGCTGATCCATGGGCGTTCTCTCGGGGAGGATCGCGAGCAAAATGTCTTTGCCTTTGATCTGGGCGCATATTTTGCCACGGGATTACGGAATACGGTGATCGCAATGGGTGTGGAGAACTTGAGCTCGAGCGGGTTAGGCGAGCCAGAGCAATGGGGTCTTCCGAAGAATGTGCGGCTGGGAGTATTTCTTGATTTAATTGCACTGACGGCTATCGGTCTCTTGCCTCATAATCTGGATCTGGTCGTGGATGTGAATAATCCAAACGATTCTAATGATGGCTTCTACACGGACATAGGTATCGAATATACATATATACACCAGACCGCTATAGACTATATGTTGGGATTTTCGCTGCGAGCAGGACAACGAAAAAGGTCCGGTAGTATCTCAGGTGCCAACACCCTGGGTATAGGCGTGCTACTTAAGACTCATGGTATAGGTTTGAAGGTAGATTACACAAGCAAGTTCTTTAAATCTGTTTTTGATGAACGGGTGCATATTCTCAGTGTTGCTTTTGATTTTTAG